The nucleotide window CCCGCTAAGCCCGACTGGTCTGCCATCGACACCATTCTGCTCGACATGGATGGCACGATTCTGGACTTGGCCTACGACAACTGGTTCTGGCAGGAGCACATCCCCGAACAGGTCGCCCGGGCGCGGGGCGTTGAACTCCCCACCATCCGCGACGCGCTGCAGGCGCAATTCGATGCGGCCTTTGGCAGCCTCAACTGGTATTGCCTGGACCACTGGACACGCACGCTGGAGCTCGACATCGCCACCCACAAGCAGGCGAGCCGACACCGGGTGCGCCCGCTGGATGGAGCGCTCGCGGCGATCGAACAGGCGCGTGCTCGCGGGCATGCCGTGTGGCTGGTCACCAACGCGCATCCCCTGACGCTGCAAATCAAGCTGGAGCAGACCGGTATTGCAGCCTTGTTCGATGCCTTGGTCAGTTCACATGAGCTGGACGCACCCAAGGAGCACGCGGTGTTCTGGGAGCGCCTGCAGGCCCGCCTGCCACACGACCCCAAACGCAGCCTTTTTGTTGATGACAGCCTGCGGGTCCGCGAAGCGGCTCGGCGGGCGGGCTACCCGCATGTCTGGGCGATTGCGCGCCCTGACTCGCGCCACCCGGCACGGCCGGTCGATGATGGACCGGCGGCAGATCGACTGGCCGATGTTCTGGCGGGCTAACGGCCGCCCCCGG belongs to Abyssibacter profundi and includes:
- a CDS encoding HAD-IA family hydrolase; translated protein: MPPAKPDWSAIDTILLDMDGTILDLAYDNWFWQEHIPEQVARARGVELPTIRDALQAQFDAAFGSLNWYCLDHWTRTLELDIATHKQASRHRVRPLDGALAAIEQARARGHAVWLVTNAHPLTLQIKLEQTGIAALFDALVSSHELDAPKEHAVFWERLQARLPHDPKRSLFVDDSLRVREAARRAGYPHVWAIARPDSRHPARPVDDGPAADRLADVLAG